In Microvenator marinus, one genomic interval encodes:
- a CDS encoding DUF805 domain-containing protein: MAILRLLFGLHAPINQKTYVVAGLLLAALKFGIDWLVVYLTTGKAWTLAAYLSPVLFMRSEAIRPAPEWVLWALVMYALPFAWIGLTMSVRRAADAGLTPWAGILFLIPGVNWLVILVLSLMPTRRNGEPFDWDAASKTSPVDLKSAILGISLGVFLVLGMVALSVFVLGNYGWSLFIGTPLVVGMLVGFLTNRENPRSKMSTITTSSISISIAGLATLLFAIEGIICILMAMPPAMIVAMAGSLVGRAIAISNISRKGNAAMTAVMFSLPILGGAETLDKESPLYEVATTVEIDAPPSEVWHQVIHFSELPPPPKWVQSTGIAYPIRARLEGEGVGAVRHCEFSTGAFVEPITHWEEGVRLAFDVASQPRPMDEWSPYNHIHPPHLDGYLRSKRGEFRLIELPGGRTRLEGSTWYEVDISPRVYWSVITDSLIHRIHLRVLEHVKSEAEKAHKS; the protein is encoded by the coding sequence ATGGCGATTTTGAGGCTTTTGTTTGGACTGCATGCTCCAATCAACCAGAAAACGTATGTGGTAGCTGGACTTCTGCTCGCTGCCTTGAAGTTTGGAATAGACTGGTTGGTGGTCTATCTGACCACCGGAAAGGCATGGACGCTCGCAGCCTACCTTTCGCCGGTACTTTTCATGCGCTCGGAGGCCATCAGGCCCGCGCCTGAGTGGGTGCTCTGGGCCCTCGTGATGTACGCCCTACCCTTTGCGTGGATCGGGCTAACGATGAGCGTGAGACGCGCTGCAGATGCCGGACTGACACCTTGGGCAGGGATTCTCTTTTTGATCCCGGGTGTCAATTGGTTGGTCATCTTGGTTTTGAGCCTCATGCCCACGCGTCGAAACGGCGAGCCCTTTGATTGGGACGCCGCCTCCAAGACGAGCCCGGTCGACCTCAAATCCGCTATTCTGGGCATATCGCTTGGGGTCTTTCTCGTCCTTGGGATGGTGGCCCTGAGTGTCTTTGTGCTTGGAAACTATGGCTGGTCGCTCTTCATCGGCACACCACTTGTCGTAGGAATGTTGGTGGGTTTTCTGACGAATCGCGAAAACCCACGCTCCAAGATGTCCACAATCACTACCTCATCCATCTCGATTTCTATCGCAGGACTAGCCACACTGCTCTTTGCCATCGAAGGCATCATCTGCATCCTTATGGCCATGCCACCAGCGATGATCGTCGCTATGGCAGGCTCACTGGTTGGCCGAGCCATCGCCATCTCCAATATCTCGAGGAAGGGAAATGCAGCGATGACGGCCGTAATGTTCAGCCTACCAATTCTCGGCGGTGCCGAGACCTTGGACAAAGAGTCACCGCTCTACGAAGTCGCCACCACTGTGGAGATCGACGCTCCGCCTTCGGAAGTGTGGCATCAGGTCATCCATTTCTCGGAACTGCCGCCGCCTCCAAAATGGGTTCAAAGCACCGGCATTGCCTATCCGATTCGTGCTCGACTTGAAGGCGAAGGCGTAGGCGCTGTGAGGCATTGCGAGTTCTCGACTGGCGCATTTGTGGAGCCGATTACCCATTGGGAAGAAGGCGTTCGCCTCGCTTTCGATGTCGCGTCCCAGCCTCGCCCCATGGACGAATGGAGCCCCTACAACCATATCCATCCGCCTCATCTAGACGGATATCTGCGGTCAAAACGCGGCGAGTTCCGCCTGATCGAACTCCCCGGCGGCCGCACCCGCCTTGAGGGAAGCACGTGGTACGAGGTAGATATCTCACCTCGAGTTTACTGGTCGGTGATCACGGATTCGTTGATCCACCGAATCCATCTTCGTGTGTTGGAGCACGTGAAATCCGAGGCCGAAAAGGCGCACAAATCCTAG
- a CDS encoding YiaA/YiaB family inner membrane protein: MTKRHEMIEQRDTTAWIFQVWISFILAFGATIGGIFYLPVDPWIKGFMAMGMLFTVGSTFTLAKTIRDNHEASRTVNRLKEAKAEKILRDFELHEAA; this comes from the coding sequence ATGACTAAGAGGCATGAAATGATTGAACAACGCGACACGACAGCATGGATTTTTCAGGTTTGGATTTCGTTTATCCTCGCATTCGGTGCGACGATTGGCGGAATCTTCTACCTTCCTGTAGACCCTTGGATCAAAGGCTTCATGGCCATGGGAATGCTATTCACGGTGGGTTCTACCTTCACACTCGCCAAGACCATTCGTGACAATCACGAGGCATCTCGGACGGTCAACCGGCTAAAAGAAGCCAAGGCCGAAAAAATCCTGAGAGACTTCGAGCTGCACGAAGCGGCCTAG
- a CDS encoding enoyl-CoA hydratase/isomerase family protein, with the protein MKTLKLEKRGAVATVRLSRPDQRNAVDETLAAELIETLNELANDDSVRCVVLTGEGKAFCSGADLSQFEKDLTPEDVEVYLDTNYKPIIRAITTMSKPVIGSIGGAAAGAGMALALSCDLRIMSDNAGIYPAFINIGLVPDAGSSWFLARHVGYSKALEFLIAGKGISAETCLQWGLANRVVRPDMLEQETFKWAQELAEKPTHAIGLTKKCLAFASTNSLDDSFDLEAKLQGMAVMTDDHSEGFRAFRAKETPKFTGK; encoded by the coding sequence ATGAAAACCCTCAAACTCGAAAAGCGCGGGGCGGTAGCCACGGTGCGACTTTCCCGCCCGGATCAGCGAAACGCTGTCGACGAAACACTGGCTGCTGAACTCATCGAGACTCTGAATGAATTGGCCAATGATGACTCCGTGCGTTGTGTGGTCCTGACAGGCGAAGGTAAGGCGTTCTGCTCGGGTGCGGACCTCTCTCAGTTTGAAAAAGACCTCACGCCCGAAGATGTGGAGGTCTATCTCGACACGAACTATAAGCCCATCATTCGGGCCATCACCACGATGTCAAAGCCTGTGATCGGCTCTATTGGTGGTGCTGCCGCCGGTGCTGGGATGGCGCTCGCTCTCTCATGCGACCTTCGAATCATGTCGGACAACGCGGGGATTTACCCGGCGTTCATCAATATCGGACTCGTGCCCGACGCAGGCTCGTCGTGGTTCCTCGCGAGGCATGTGGGCTACTCCAAAGCCCTTGAGTTCTTGATTGCCGGCAAAGGAATCTCAGCCGAGACCTGCCTTCAGTGGGGCCTGGCAAACCGCGTCGTGCGCCCGGATATGCTCGAGCAAGAGACATTCAAGTGGGCACAAGAGCTCGCTGAGAAGCCCACCCACGCAATCGGTTTGACTAAGAAGTGCCTCGCGTTCGCTTCCACCAACAGTCTGGATGATTCCTTTGATTTGGAAGCAAAACTGCAAGGTATGGCGGTGATGACCGATGACCACTCGGAGGGTTTTCGAGCATTCAGGGCCAAGGAAACTCCAAAATTCACTGGCAAATAA
- a CDS encoding protein kinase domain-containing protein: protein MADQNGQCPGCDQPGPLGQACSERACAKRGYHYIPVDYWERAHKGGAQPDPTLGLLIGDYLVVAPIGSGGFGKVFLALQSPIFRLRGALKLLEFPSDNAVLVQALLEKFQGEAEALADLSHPNIVKLLKYGVHAQVPYLVMEFVDEAHTVRQEIQVRAREGRGFSHKELRSLFDQILNGLEAAHAQNIIHRDVKPENIMLQRVVGNPMHVKILDFGTAKFVENRADTKWPLGSPSYMAPEQVNLKGIGPWSDLYAVGVMLFELLTGRRPFPGETENEIVAYKLRDDFDPLAVLKNFDFPDEVETFLRKCLAKSPEDRFRSASELRQELHIVFDKLEGYEGTLGESVELTGLLDTGDLAHMMEAPTREADSVQNPPPPPAAQKEAKTPEAAKPKRGLKIATGLGVGLIGVMAAFWAIDAQDGVEAPVAEKAPAKEVAVLPPAEPVTLPTPSIEPDLVDSQDDTEAKALVLEGRIQGVSAGKFHTCVLLVGKVKCWGANFDGELGIGSNTSFGAEQTADKAPFVELDEPANKVSVAGDRNASSSCVVLESGAIRCWGSNRFGQLGLGHQESVGRENKVLDVPPVDLGKKVLTLSASASQYGSHACALLDGGSVKCWGANRYGQLGLAHTTTIGDDESPRTAPDLVLGQPAKKVIVGKYHSCAILEDDSLMCWGWNDKGQLGYGHKDSIGDDETPVSAGAVKLDGKVTDIALGRLHTCALLEGGQVRCWGWNSKGQLGLGTTDDLGDDEPILSANPLELGAKVVQLTAGDNHTCALLEGGSVRCFGENNFGQLGYSHTRNIGDDEPPTSVGDVYLGEKALYIAAGSYHNCAVLESDTLKCWGHNKFGQLGYGHTDDIGDDETPVGAGVVPIE, encoded by the coding sequence ATGGCAGATCAAAACGGTCAGTGTCCTGGATGTGACCAACCGGGACCACTCGGTCAGGCTTGTTCTGAGCGGGCTTGCGCCAAGCGCGGCTATCACTACATTCCCGTAGATTATTGGGAGCGCGCGCACAAAGGCGGCGCACAACCAGACCCTACGTTAGGCCTTTTGATCGGGGATTACCTGGTAGTTGCTCCGATTGGAAGTGGCGGGTTCGGCAAGGTTTTCCTCGCGCTCCAAAGCCCTATTTTTCGGCTCCGAGGCGCCCTCAAGCTTCTCGAGTTCCCTTCGGACAATGCGGTTCTCGTGCAAGCGCTGCTCGAGAAATTCCAGGGCGAGGCCGAGGCTCTGGCTGACCTATCGCACCCCAATATCGTCAAGCTTCTTAAGTATGGCGTTCATGCGCAGGTGCCCTACCTGGTCATGGAGTTCGTGGACGAAGCCCACACCGTACGCCAGGAAATACAAGTTCGGGCGCGCGAAGGACGTGGGTTTTCACACAAAGAACTGCGGAGTCTTTTTGACCAGATTTTAAACGGGCTCGAGGCGGCGCATGCGCAGAATATCATTCATCGCGACGTCAAACCTGAAAACATCATGCTGCAACGGGTGGTCGGAAACCCCATGCACGTCAAAATCCTAGACTTTGGGACCGCCAAATTCGTGGAAAATCGCGCCGATACCAAATGGCCGCTCGGCTCGCCGAGCTATATGGCGCCCGAGCAGGTCAATCTCAAGGGAATCGGCCCATGGTCTGACCTCTACGCCGTTGGCGTGATGCTCTTTGAGCTCCTGACCGGCCGCCGACCATTCCCAGGCGAAACCGAGAACGAAATCGTTGCCTACAAACTGCGCGACGATTTTGACCCGCTCGCGGTCTTGAAGAACTTCGACTTCCCAGACGAAGTCGAAACCTTCTTGCGCAAATGCCTCGCGAAATCTCCAGAGGACCGCTTTCGCAGCGCCTCTGAATTGCGCCAAGAGCTGCACATCGTATTCGACAAACTCGAAGGCTACGAAGGAACCCTGGGCGAGAGCGTAGAGCTTACCGGGCTCCTCGATACGGGTGACCTCGCCCATATGATGGAGGCGCCCACACGTGAGGCAGATTCGGTCCAAAACCCACCTCCGCCACCCGCTGCTCAGAAAGAAGCGAAGACTCCCGAAGCCGCAAAACCTAAGAGAGGACTGAAGATCGCCACTGGACTCGGCGTTGGACTCATAGGCGTAATGGCTGCATTTTGGGCCATCGATGCGCAAGATGGTGTCGAGGCGCCGGTAGCTGAGAAGGCACCAGCAAAAGAAGTCGCCGTCTTGCCCCCAGCCGAACCGGTCACATTGCCTACTCCCAGCATTGAACCCGACCTCGTCGACTCCCAAGACGATACCGAAGCCAAAGCGCTTGTCCTTGAAGGTCGGATTCAAGGCGTGTCTGCTGGCAAGTTCCACACGTGCGTCTTGCTCGTAGGCAAGGTGAAGTGTTGGGGCGCGAACTTTGACGGGGAATTGGGGATCGGGAGCAATACGAGTTTTGGAGCGGAGCAAACGGCTGACAAAGCCCCTTTCGTCGAACTCGATGAACCCGCAAACAAGGTCAGCGTTGCCGGAGACCGCAACGCGTCGTCTTCCTGCGTGGTGCTGGAGTCTGGCGCCATACGCTGTTGGGGGAGCAATCGATTCGGCCAACTCGGACTCGGTCATCAGGAAAGCGTAGGCCGGGAAAACAAGGTGTTGGACGTGCCGCCTGTGGACTTGGGCAAAAAAGTCCTCACGCTCTCTGCTAGCGCCTCACAATATGGCTCACACGCTTGTGCACTGCTCGATGGCGGTTCGGTAAAGTGCTGGGGCGCCAATCGGTATGGCCAACTTGGACTCGCCCACACCACGACCATCGGCGACGACGAATCTCCGAGAACCGCACCGGACCTGGTGCTCGGACAACCCGCCAAAAAGGTGATCGTCGGTAAGTACCATTCGTGTGCCATCCTCGAAGATGACTCGCTCATGTGTTGGGGTTGGAACGATAAAGGGCAACTCGGTTACGGGCACAAGGACTCGATAGGAGACGACGAAACTCCCGTTTCGGCCGGAGCCGTAAAACTAGACGGCAAGGTCACCGACATCGCCTTGGGGCGGCTTCATACCTGCGCGCTCTTAGAAGGTGGCCAGGTTCGTTGTTGGGGCTGGAATTCCAAAGGGCAGCTCGGTCTCGGTACTACGGATGACCTTGGAGACGATGAACCCATTCTGAGCGCAAATCCCCTAGAGCTCGGCGCCAAGGTCGTGCAGCTCACGGCCGGCGACAATCACACATGCGCACTGCTCGAAGGTGGCAGCGTAAGATGTTTCGGCGAGAACAATTTTGGGCAACTCGGGTACTCGCATACGCGCAATATCGGAGACGATGAGCCGCCCACGAGCGTCGGTGACGTCTATCTCGGCGAGAAGGCGCTCTACATCGCGGCAGGCAGTTATCATAATTGTGCGGTGCTCGAATCAGATACGCTCAAGTGCTGGGGCCACAACAAATTTGGCCAACTTGGCTACGGCCATACAGATGATATCGGTGACGACGAAACTCCCGTGGGAGCTGGCGTCGTACCTATTGAATAG
- a CDS encoding polyhydroxyalkanoic acid system family protein produces MKHVIKHDLNIDLARKAMKKAFEMYVAKFEKYNPTANWTSENQVKIGFEAKGVKIQGDVDLRPNEIEVDMSVPFLLKPFQGKAIDVVDKEIKEWIGKAKNGELDDVEA; encoded by the coding sequence ATGAAGCACGTGATCAAGCATGACTTGAATATCGATCTTGCGCGCAAAGCCATGAAAAAGGCTTTCGAGATGTATGTCGCAAAGTTTGAGAAATACAACCCAACCGCCAACTGGACGTCTGAAAATCAGGTCAAGATCGGATTCGAAGCCAAAGGCGTCAAAATTCAGGGTGACGTAGACCTTCGCCCGAACGAAATCGAAGTGGATATGAGCGTCCCATTCTTGCTTAAGCCTTTTCAGGGCAAGGCTATCGACGTGGTCGACAAAGAGATCAAAGAGTGGATTGGGAAAGCGAAGAATGGGGAACTTGACGACGTTGAAGCGTGA
- a CDS encoding phytoene desaturase family protein, whose product MVTPTPEPPPFDVAVIGTGFGGLGAAMKLVDEGANIVVFDALKYPGGCASTFSRWGAEYESGATLFSGFAPGQLFHDWMTRHNLNVEFQPLDPLVEFRTPDFTLEIPRSREELLDRLCNLPDAPSDKIRAFFAKQQRVADLLWSLFDEPSLLPPFGLKELATHVARSPKYLELLPMVAKPLGRVLREFDLHEYTPLLTYLNAICQITIQTNATYAETPFAFATMDYYFRGTGHIKGGIGELAWALLRHLQANGADTRMADAVTKIEREDGLWRVTSRRSSVLARRVVANVLPQNLVELTGTPTAELDDLTKRVQEGWGAVMLYLQVDNDALSADAHHYEIVADPGIPFEEGNHLFVSMSASDENKSRKGYRTVTISTHLRMTKLMALDQEAQGQLIQEIQDTMRQNLARFVPEIANHIYIEMTASPRTFERFTRRKHGYVGGIPRVAGWDNYRNFWPREFFPGLYLVGDSVFPGQSTLATAIGGVKTAESLLSSITLQRRQVPHSSLSQSTL is encoded by the coding sequence ATGGTTACGCCAACCCCAGAACCACCCCCCTTCGACGTGGCCGTTATAGGCACAGGCTTTGGCGGCCTCGGAGCAGCCATGAAGTTGGTCGATGAAGGCGCCAACATCGTAGTTTTTGATGCGCTGAAGTACCCGGGTGGATGCGCCAGTACATTTTCGCGATGGGGGGCTGAGTACGAATCTGGGGCTACACTCTTTTCAGGGTTCGCTCCCGGCCAACTCTTTCACGATTGGATGACGCGCCATAATCTCAACGTGGAGTTTCAGCCGCTTGACCCTCTGGTGGAGTTCAGAACCCCGGACTTTACGCTTGAGATTCCACGATCACGCGAAGAATTGCTGGACAGACTCTGCAATCTACCAGACGCACCCTCGGATAAAATCCGGGCCTTTTTCGCGAAACAACAACGGGTGGCTGACCTCTTGTGGAGTCTTTTTGACGAGCCCTCATTGCTCCCACCGTTTGGACTCAAAGAACTCGCTACACACGTTGCCCGCTCGCCCAAATATCTGGAACTCTTGCCGATGGTCGCTAAGCCGCTCGGTCGAGTACTCCGCGAGTTCGACCTGCACGAATACACGCCGCTTTTGACCTATCTGAACGCGATTTGCCAGATCACGATTCAGACAAACGCCACATACGCCGAGACTCCGTTTGCGTTCGCCACGATGGATTACTATTTCAGAGGCACCGGGCATATCAAAGGCGGGATTGGAGAGCTCGCCTGGGCGCTCTTGAGACACCTGCAGGCGAACGGTGCCGACACTCGGATGGCAGACGCCGTGACTAAGATTGAGCGGGAGGACGGCCTCTGGAGAGTCACATCCAGACGCTCGAGTGTGCTCGCGCGAAGGGTGGTAGCCAACGTGTTGCCGCAGAACCTAGTTGAGTTGACCGGAACGCCGACCGCTGAGCTAGACGATTTGACCAAACGTGTTCAGGAGGGATGGGGCGCGGTGATGCTTTACTTGCAGGTGGACAACGATGCGCTTAGCGCAGATGCCCATCACTACGAAATCGTGGCAGACCCAGGAATTCCGTTCGAGGAAGGCAACCATCTTTTTGTGTCGATGAGCGCAAGCGACGAAAACAAGTCGAGGAAAGGCTACCGCACCGTGACCATTTCCACGCATCTTCGCATGACAAAGCTGATGGCGCTGGACCAAGAAGCACAAGGCCAACTGATTCAAGAAATCCAAGACACAATGCGCCAAAATCTGGCGCGATTTGTGCCGGAGATTGCCAACCATATCTACATCGAGATGACGGCGAGCCCTCGCACTTTCGAGCGATTCACGCGCCGCAAACACGGTTATGTGGGTGGGATTCCACGTGTGGCTGGTTGGGATAATTATCGCAACTTTTGGCCACGTGAGTTCTTTCCCGGCCTCTACCTTGTGGGGGATTCGGTCTTTCCAGGGCAAAGTACTCTGGCGACCGCAATTGGTGGGGTGAAAACGGCGGAGAGCCTGCTTTCCTCAATCACGCTTCAACGTCGTCAAGTTCCCCATTCTTCGCTTTCCCAATCCACTCTTTGA